The genome window CGGCAGCTAGTTGAATCGCAAATTTAGTAATCTGTCCCCACGCGCTTATTTTCCCCAGTGAAGATAAATTACCCAGGATTCCAATTATTAATCCTAGGATAATTCCCATTGTAATTGGTTCTCCAAAGACACCTAGTTTTTTCTGAAAATCTTTAGGAGTCATCTTCACTTTGTTAAATCCCAGTAAATTCCATAACGGATCTAAAATAATCGCTGGAACCACTTGCTCGATATTATGTAAGGAGTCGACGGTGGTATTCTCAATTCCATAATAGTCTGCCCACCGGTCTGCTTGAATCTCCGCTAAGACTAGTGAGTACAGGAGCATAAAAAATTCCAGCCCTAATGATAGCCAATAATTATGAGTTACATAAAAAGCTAGCGTGCCCCAAATCATATACCCAAAATTATTCCAAATATTAGAAGGCAGAAATACTTTGGTAACGCCAAGTGCAAATAAAATTAATTCAGCTAGTAATCCAAAAACAAAAAACGATAAACCAACCGTTGATCCAAACGCTGCTAATGACCCTGCTTGCCAGCCGATATCAACCACTGGTAGTTTAATCCCCGTATTATCAACCATTTGGCGGACAATCTTAGTCACCACTGGCGTAAATTCTGTGATAATCCAGGTAAAACCAGTTAAACCGACACCAGCATAGAAGGCACTCATCATTGCTGTCTTAGGCTTCACTCGTAGTAATAAGGCAATGATAAAAATTATTATTGGGACAACTACACTTGCGCCAAAGGTTTGAAAAATAGTATTAACTTCTTGAAGCATGTTTTATCCCTCCATCGAATAAACTGTTACCTATATTTTCTCTAAGACCGATCTTTTTAGCAAGACAAAAGGTTTATCTTCGTTTGCTATAGAAATGCATTCAGAAATTTGCTACAGTATGATGAGTTTAATTTATTAGGGAGGGTACATTTTATGAAATATCGTTTACAAGCTATTATTTTTGTCTTCGTTGCCTTTATGCTTGGGTGTAACGAATATATGATTGTCGGCGTTTTACCTGATATTGCTCATGAATACCATGATTCACTTGGTAAGTTAGGCCTACTTGTAACTGTGTTTGCCTTGGTTTATGCTATCTTTACTCCGATTATTACTTCAATGGCAAATCGGTGGCGACGACATCATGTCTTATTAGTTCTCATGGTCATTTTCTTTATCGGCAATACCTGGACAGCGATGGCGCCAAACTTTATTTCAATGTTGCTTTCACGGATTCTAACCGCTAGTGTTGCCGGTGCGATTATCTCAATGGTCCTCGTAATGGCGAGCTATGTTGCGCCGCGCGAAAAAAGAGCAAGCCTGGTTTCATGGGTTTTTGCTGGATTTAGTATCGCGTCAGTTATCGGTATTCCAATCGGGACCGTTATCAGCACTACCCTTACTTGGCATGATAGTTTTTGGATGATTTCTGGAATAACAATCATTGTTTTTGTCGCCTTACTCTGGCTCGTCCCACGTGATACGCCTCAATTTAAGAGTACCCTTAGTAAACAATTTGTGTTATTTAAGGATTCTCGAATCATTCTCGGTGTTAGTTTCATCGTTGCTACTTGTGCGGCTGACTACACAATTTATACCTATATTCGACCTTTAATCACTAACGAAATGGGCTTTGATAATACTTGGTTAAATTGGCTCTTATTCGGAATGGGAATTTTCTTTATTATTGGTAATAAATTTGGTGGCTACCTGGCGGACCGTGGCGGAATCCACCGACTCAGTGGAATCTACGCGGCAATGACAGTCTTATTTCTCATCTTTGGCCCCGTCTTACCATTCAAGTGGGGCGCCATTATTATTGTGGCTGTCTTATGTATTGCCTTTTCATGCTATGGCTCTTCCACCCAATTGATGTTCCTCGATATTGCCGAAAAACAATATCCTCAATCACTTGACTTAGCTTCATCTCTAAACTCGATTTTTGCTAATATTGGTATTTCGCTGGGCTCTTTTACTGCCTCTCAGGCTGTCACCT of Limosilactobacillus reuteri subsp. reuteri contains these proteins:
- a CDS encoding PTS galactitol transporter subunit IIC, with the protein product MLQEVNTIFQTFGASVVVPIIIFIIALLLRVKPKTAMMSAFYAGVGLTGFTWIITEFTPVVTKIVRQMVDNTGIKLPVVDIGWQAGSLAAFGSTVGLSFFVFGLLAELILFALGVTKVFLPSNIWNNFGYMIWGTLAFYVTHNYWLSLGLEFFMLLYSLVLAEIQADRWADYYGIENTTVDSLHNIEQVVPAIILDPLWNLLGFNKVKMTPKDFQKKLGVFGEPITMGIILGLIIGILGNLSSLGKISAWGQITKFAIQLAAVMAIFPLVTNVFAKAFIPIATEIDEQQKKRHGENKNSRYDKKRWFLAVDDGVGYGESATLISGIILIPIMVLIAFILPGNKTLPVVDLIAIPYMIESIVAVTRGNILKVIATGIVWFSLGLYAASWLSPVYTAAVAHYGVAIPTGVVLVTSFNLVARPLNALVFAAFISESPVWISLAIIIYLVMLFGLRKYRSQIWHYLNKMAMKNA
- a CDS encoding MFS transporter, with the translated sequence MKYRLQAIIFVFVAFMLGCNEYMIVGVLPDIAHEYHDSLGKLGLLVTVFALVYAIFTPIITSMANRWRRHHVLLVLMVIFFIGNTWTAMAPNFISMLLSRILTASVAGAIISMVLVMASYVAPREKRASLVSWVFAGFSIASVIGIPIGTVISTTLTWHDSFWMISGITIIVFVALLWLVPRDTPQFKSTLSKQFVLFKDSRIILGVSFIVATCAADYTIYTYIRPLITNEMGFDNTWLNWLLFGMGIFFIIGNKFGGYLADRGGIHRLSGIYAAMTVLFLIFGPVLPFKWGAIIIVAVLCIAFSCYGSSTQLMFLDIAEKQYPQSLDLASSLNSIFANIGISLGSFTASQAVTFTAMKNLGYVGAVYGLLATILVIVLSKKYTGMRNY